One Sphingopyxis macrogoltabida genomic region harbors:
- a CDS encoding lipocalin family protein, with product MHHNENTPVVAVPNIDLARYVGSWFEICRLPLKWEDAAASDITATYSQTADGRIRVENRCLDKDGKPDRSIGLAVPQDASNAKLKVSFLPEYLRWIPFTQGDYWVLAIDPDYTVALVGTPDREHLWLIARTAALPSEVVENYLAVAKTQGFDLGRLITPRQSGHMVPDTAFEA from the coding sequence ATGCATCACAATGAAAATACGCCCGTTGTCGCGGTGCCGAACATCGACCTCGCGCGATATGTGGGTAGTTGGTTCGAGATATGCCGCCTTCCTCTGAAATGGGAGGATGCGGCTGCCAGCGATATCACCGCCACCTACAGCCAGACCGCGGATGGTCGCATTCGGGTCGAGAACCGCTGCCTGGACAAGGACGGGAAGCCCGATCGGTCGATCGGGCTCGCGGTTCCCCAGGACGCAAGCAACGCGAAGCTCAAGGTCAGTTTTCTTCCCGAATATCTGCGATGGATTCCGTTCACGCAGGGCGATTACTGGGTCCTCGCGATTGATCCCGATTATACCGTCGCGCTCGTCGGAACACCCGACCGCGAGCATCTCTGGCTGATCGCCCGTACAGCCGCGCTGCCGAGCGAGGTCGTCGAGAATTATCTCGCCGTGGCGAAGACGCAGGGCTTCGACCTTGGCCGGCTGATCACTCCGCGCCAGTCCGGACATATGGTCCCCGATACCGCTTTCGAAGCATGA
- a CDS encoding cation diffusion facilitator family transporter, whose product MQSASAYRHMKANIVLYGALIANLGIAIAKFIAAAISGSSSMLTEGVHSLVDSGNQLLLLYGQSRAKRPADAFHPFGYGRELYFWAFVVAILIFAIGAGVSIYEGWSHILDPEPLRDPTINYMVLGIAFVLEGMSWSIAVREFNTARGDRGWWEAVRRSKDPAGFIVLFEDSAALLGLAIAALGVWASHWTGDARIDGIASVAIGGVLAAVAVLLAREAKGLLIGESADPDLVAAIWRLVDRRPEITAVNHVRTIHTSPDTVFVAVSADFDDALSMGRVESLIEEMETELKMAEPRISSIYIRPEKRSDAVVYPPPRRD is encoded by the coding sequence ATGCAGAGCGCGTCCGCCTATCGTCACATGAAAGCGAATATCGTGCTCTACGGCGCGCTGATCGCCAATCTTGGCATCGCCATCGCCAAGTTCATCGCCGCCGCCATCAGCGGCTCGTCCTCGATGCTGACCGAGGGGGTCCACTCGCTCGTCGACAGCGGGAACCAGTTGCTGCTCCTCTATGGCCAGTCACGCGCGAAACGGCCCGCCGACGCCTTCCACCCCTTCGGCTATGGGCGCGAGCTCTATTTCTGGGCCTTTGTCGTCGCGATCCTGATTTTCGCGATCGGCGCGGGGGTGTCGATCTATGAAGGCTGGAGCCATATCCTCGACCCCGAGCCGCTGCGCGATCCGACGATCAACTATATGGTGCTCGGCATCGCCTTCGTCCTCGAAGGCATGTCGTGGAGCATCGCGGTTCGCGAATTCAATACCGCGCGGGGCGATCGGGGGTGGTGGGAAGCGGTCAGACGCTCGAAGGACCCGGCAGGCTTCATCGTGCTGTTCGAAGACAGCGCCGCGCTGCTCGGGCTTGCGATCGCCGCTCTGGGTGTCTGGGCGAGCCACTGGACCGGCGATGCACGGATCGACGGCATCGCGTCGGTTGCGATCGGCGGCGTGCTGGCGGCCGTCGCGGTTCTTCTCGCGCGCGAGGCCAAAGGGCTGCTGATCGGCGAGAGCGCCGATCCCGATCTGGTCGCCGCGATCTGGCGCCTCGTCGATCGCCGCCCCGAGATTACGGCGGTGAACCATGTGCGAACGATCCACACGTCGCCCGACACCGTCTTCGTCGCGGTCAGCGCCGACTTCGACGACGCTCTCTCGATGGGCCGTGTGGAAAGCTTGATCGAGGAGATGGAGACCGAACTCAAGATGGCCGAACCGCGGATCAGCTCGATCTACATCCGTCCCGAGAAACGGAGCGATGCCGTGGTGTATCCGCCGCCGCGACGCGACTGA
- the gntA gene encoding guanitoxin biosynthesis heme-dependent pre-guanitoxin N-hydroxylase GntA: MLPPTDDRDHPLARRFDAFVRDPAFPCVGAKSALAKGQIRIVVGRDMRSAWDDLRIYPNLLDLAWTYAREPSLFHSLAVVFEEDSGLDEEGFERCLWERLESLTRKDDFHGQIADPRVSADPGDPHFSLSFGGEAFFVVGLHPRASRPARRFERPALVFNLHDQFEQLRASGVYDKMRSTILARDVALAGDINPMLARHGTMSEARQYSGRAVGSDWVCPFAGRSGAPAPRNVLAGRGD, translated from the coding sequence ATGCTGCCACCCACCGACGATCGCGACCACCCGCTGGCTCGCCGCTTCGACGCCTTCGTGCGCGATCCGGCTTTTCCTTGTGTTGGTGCCAAATCCGCCCTCGCCAAGGGGCAGATACGGATCGTCGTCGGCCGCGACATGCGGTCGGCGTGGGACGACCTGCGCATCTATCCCAACCTGCTCGATCTGGCCTGGACTTACGCGCGCGAACCGAGCCTCTTTCATTCGCTAGCGGTCGTGTTCGAGGAGGATAGCGGGCTCGATGAGGAAGGGTTCGAACGCTGCCTGTGGGAGCGTCTCGAATCGCTGACCCGGAAGGACGACTTCCACGGCCAGATCGCCGACCCGCGAGTCAGCGCCGATCCCGGCGACCCGCATTTCTCGCTGAGCTTTGGCGGCGAGGCCTTTTTCGTCGTCGGTCTTCACCCGCGCGCGAGCCGTCCGGCGCGGCGCTTCGAGCGGCCGGCGCTGGTCTTCAACCTGCACGACCAGTTCGAACAGCTTCGCGCGAGCGGGGTCTATGACAAAATGCGCAGCACGATCCTGGCGCGCGATGTCGCGCTCGCCGGCGACATCAATCCGATGCTCGCGCGCCATGGGACCATGTCGGAGGCGCGCCAATATTCGGGACGGGCGGTCGGCAGCGACTGGGTCTGTCCCTTCGCGGGGCGGAGCGGCGCACCTGCACCACGAAATGTCCTGGCAGGCCGCGGCGACTGA
- a CDS encoding hemerythrin domain-containing protein: MAATKTASRKAASSGAGKQSERASKAKGDGKPGPSAQHPVDAIKLLKADHKEVKTWFKEYEKLDAKGDKQALADKICLALTVHAQIEEEIFYPAARPAVDDDALFDEAEVEHGSAKQLIAEIQAMKAGDRLFDAKVIVLGEYIDHHVGEEEEEMFPEARDSDLDLKALGVQLAARKAELMAAAGK; this comes from the coding sequence ATGGCTGCAACCAAAACCGCCTCCCGGAAAGCCGCTTCGAGCGGCGCCGGAAAACAATCCGAGCGCGCATCGAAAGCGAAGGGCGACGGCAAGCCCGGCCCTTCCGCGCAGCACCCCGTCGACGCGATCAAGCTGCTCAAGGCCGATCACAAGGAAGTGAAGACCTGGTTCAAGGAATATGAAAAACTCGACGCGAAGGGCGACAAGCAGGCGCTCGCCGACAAAATTTGCCTCGCGCTCACCGTTCACGCGCAGATCGAGGAGGAAATCTTCTATCCCGCCGCGCGACCGGCGGTCGACGACGATGCCCTCTTCGACGAAGCCGAGGTCGAGCATGGCAGCGCGAAGCAGTTGATCGCGGAAATCCAGGCGATGAAGGCCGGCGACCGTCTGTTCGACGCCAAGGTCATCGTGCTCGGCGAATATATCGATCATCATGTCGGGGAAGAAGAAGAGGAAATGTTCCCCGAGGCGCGCGACAGCGATCTCGACCTGAAGGCGCTGGGCGTTCAGCTCGCTGCGCGAAAGGCCGAACTGATGGCCGCGGCCGGTAAGTAA
- a CDS encoding Crp/Fnr family transcriptional regulator yields the protein MFTERFLRDKRGASLDTAERTRLEAAISEVKTFAARKMIARAGEPLDQSTLLVEGIMSRYLDDRNGLRQLVAIHLPGDFLDLHAFPLKVLDHDVATLTPATVAIVPHAELEAIAEEMPQLVRKLWFATLLDAAIHRAWLFRLGRLDATGRVAHFLCETNARLFSAGLSDGRRFALGLTQADLAEICGLTTVHVNRVMRQLREEKLCIFRSSLVEILDPAGLAARGQFNPAYLYNNHDVEHLSSRQRPKS from the coding sequence ATGTTCACCGAACGCTTCCTGAGAGACAAACGCGGCGCAAGCCTCGATACCGCCGAACGCACGCGGCTCGAGGCGGCGATCAGCGAGGTGAAGACCTTTGCTGCACGCAAGATGATCGCGCGTGCAGGCGAGCCGCTCGATCAGAGCACATTGCTCGTCGAAGGCATCATGTCGCGCTATCTCGACGACCGGAACGGACTCCGGCAGTTGGTCGCGATCCACCTTCCGGGCGATTTTCTCGATCTTCACGCTTTCCCGCTCAAGGTGCTCGATCACGACGTGGCGACGCTGACCCCCGCGACGGTCGCAATCGTGCCCCACGCCGAGCTCGAGGCGATCGCCGAGGAAATGCCGCAGCTCGTCCGCAAGCTCTGGTTCGCGACATTGCTCGATGCGGCGATTCATCGCGCCTGGCTTTTTCGTCTCGGGCGGCTCGACGCCACCGGGCGCGTTGCCCACTTCCTCTGCGAGACGAACGCAAGGCTCTTTTCGGCCGGACTCAGCGACGGACGAAGGTTCGCGCTCGGGCTGACGCAGGCCGACCTCGCCGAAATCTGCGGGCTCACGACGGTGCATGTGAACCGCGTGATGCGTCAGCTTCGCGAAGAGAAATTATGCATCTTCCGTTCGTCGCTCGTCGAAATCCTCGATCCGGCCGGTCTGGCGGCGCGCGGCCAGTTCAACCCCGCCTATCTCTACAACAACCACGACGTCGAGCATCTCTCCTCCCGCCAAAGGCCAAAATCATGA
- a CDS encoding PRC-barrel domain-containing protein has protein sequence MAPVATMIAAMMTAANLGARVTGWGFVVFTVGSIGWSLVGLGSGQTNLVATNVFLTLVNLVGVWRWLGRQRGYEDGARSASRSSRKSPGSSLFSATSLSGLPVSDMRGETVGSSVDAMIECETGRVSYVVVASGGLGGIEETLRPVPLASVDCHADGLILLEAKSQFERRPELGAGEWPAHVPGADRRKSEASRRSAVDKEDVHATV, from the coding sequence GTGGCGCCGGTCGCCACGATGATTGCCGCGATGATGACCGCCGCCAATCTTGGCGCGCGTGTCACCGGCTGGGGGTTCGTCGTCTTCACGGTCGGCTCGATCGGCTGGTCGCTCGTCGGCCTCGGATCCGGTCAGACCAATCTCGTTGCGACCAATGTCTTCCTGACCCTCGTCAATCTTGTCGGCGTGTGGCGATGGCTCGGGCGGCAGCGCGGCTATGAGGATGGAGCGCGGTCGGCATCGAGGTCCAGCCGGAAAAGCCCTGGTTCGAGCTTGTTTTCCGCCACCAGCCTGTCGGGCCTGCCGGTGAGCGATATGCGCGGAGAGACCGTAGGATCCTCGGTCGATGCGATGATCGAATGCGAAACCGGGCGGGTAAGCTATGTCGTCGTTGCGAGCGGCGGCCTTGGGGGGATCGAGGAGACGCTGCGCCCCGTCCCGCTCGCCAGCGTCGACTGCCATGCCGACGGGCTCATTCTCCTGGAGGCGAAATCGCAGTTCGAACGTCGCCCCGAACTCGGCGCGGGCGAGTGGCCGGCGCATGTGCCGGGTGCGGATCGCCGGAAATCGGAAGCTTCGCGGCGTTCCGCCGTCGACAAGGAGGATGTGCATGCGACTGTTTAG
- a CDS encoding DUF6766 family protein, translating to MRLFRNNSLTVVLLLLFGATIVGQWLTGWQVATADALQHGRAATSLMNYTQSPEFLSSVFENWESEFLQMSAYVVLTAMLIQRGSSESKDPDSPPRDADLAAQASKPGAPAILRKGRLARALYARSLGIALFLLFLLSFVMHWTQSARAAAIEAKDHGEAALSTIAYLGDPQLWFESFQNWQSEFLSTAVLVLLSIFLRQKESPESKAVAASHAHTGD from the coding sequence ATGCGACTGTTTAGGAACAACAGCCTCACTGTCGTTTTGCTGCTGCTCTTTGGTGCCACCATCGTTGGTCAGTGGCTGACCGGCTGGCAAGTGGCGACTGCGGACGCGTTGCAACATGGCCGGGCAGCGACGTCGCTGATGAATTACACGCAAAGCCCGGAATTTCTGTCGAGCGTGTTCGAGAATTGGGAAAGCGAATTTCTGCAGATGTCGGCCTATGTCGTGCTGACCGCCATGCTCATCCAGCGCGGCTCGTCGGAATCGAAGGACCCCGACAGCCCGCCGCGCGACGCCGACCTCGCGGCGCAGGCATCGAAGCCGGGCGCGCCGGCCATCTTGCGCAAAGGCCGCCTCGCACGTGCGCTCTATGCCCGTTCGCTCGGCATCGCATTGTTCCTGCTCTTTCTCCTCTCCTTCGTGATGCACTGGACGCAAAGCGCGCGCGCTGCGGCTATCGAGGCGAAAGACCATGGCGAGGCCGCACTGTCGACGATCGCCTATCTTGGCGATCCGCAACTGTGGTTTGAATCCTTCCAGAACTGGCAAAGCGAATTTCTGTCGACCGCCGTGCTCGTGCTGCTTTCGATCTTTCTGCGTCAGAAGGAATCTCCCGAATCGAAGGCGGTTGCGGCTTCGCATGCGCACACCGGCGACTGA
- a CDS encoding DUF1989 domain-containing protein, which produces MIQHIAPRSGTAFSLREGDILRVIDPEGGQVSDLLAFMQGDIREALSNGRTFDYEETIRLTTGNWLWSNRSNPMLEIVEDGVGTHDFLLTPCSEATFRHFYADKPVHRGCFGNLAAALAPFGIGEDAIPVAFNIFMNVPLDGKGTLKVLPPPTAPGDYIRLRALSDLVIGLTACSAYDSCGGSFKPIHYEIESQAGTAAATGDL; this is translated from the coding sequence ATGATTCAACACATCGCGCCGCGCAGCGGCACCGCCTTTTCCTTGCGCGAGGGCGATATCTTGCGGGTGATCGATCCCGAAGGCGGCCAGGTGAGCGACCTGCTCGCCTTCATGCAGGGCGATATCCGCGAAGCGCTCTCGAACGGCCGCACCTTCGATTATGAAGAGACGATCCGGCTCACGACGGGGAACTGGCTCTGGTCCAACCGATCGAACCCGATGCTCGAAATCGTCGAGGACGGCGTCGGCACGCATGACTTTCTTCTGACGCCGTGCAGCGAGGCGACCTTCCGCCATTTCTATGCCGACAAGCCGGTCCACCGCGGCTGCTTCGGCAACCTCGCCGCGGCCCTCGCCCCTTTTGGAATCGGCGAAGACGCCATTCCGGTTGCCTTCAACATCTTCATGAATGTCCCGTTGGATGGAAAGGGAACGCTCAAAGTATTGCCGCCGCCGACCGCACCTGGCGACTATATCCGGCTGCGCGCCCTGAGCGATCTAGTGATCGGCCTCACCGCCTGTTCGGCTTACGACAGCTGCGGAGGCAGTTTCAAACCGATCCATTATGAGATCGAGAGCCAGGCCGGCACAGCTGCTGCGACCGGCGACCTTTAA
- a CDS encoding response regulator: MPVSHILVVEDDPLILMMALGIIEDEGYIVLKASDADEAMVLLERSSEIGIVFTDIEMPGSMDGLELATCIRERWPDIKILVTSGGVRVGETSLPPQGQFLRKPYSANDLTAKILALQ, encoded by the coding sequence ATGCCGGTCTCGCATATACTCGTCGTGGAGGACGATCCGCTGATTTTGATGATGGCTCTCGGCATCATCGAAGACGAGGGATATATCGTTCTCAAAGCGTCCGATGCCGACGAGGCCATGGTCCTGCTTGAGCGGAGTTCCGAGATTGGCATCGTCTTTACCGATATCGAGATGCCCGGTTCGATGGACGGGCTGGAGCTCGCGACCTGCATTCGCGAGCGATGGCCCGATATCAAGATACTCGTGACCTCGGGCGGTGTGCGCGTTGGCGAAACGTCGCTCCCGCCGCAAGGGCAGTTCCTGCGCAAACCCTATAGCGCGAACGACCTTACCGCCAAAATCCTTGCGCTCCAGTGA